A section of the Humulus lupulus chromosome 2, drHumLupu1.1, whole genome shotgun sequence genome encodes:
- the LOC133815301 gene encoding uncharacterized protein LOC133815301, whose translation MEMNQSMGQPMGTQMGQMESISCVYCGEGHTFDNCPSNPAAVCYMGNQNRNGPYSNSYNPSWRQHPNFSWSNQGASPRNPSMPPRPNFPLGYPPQAPQQRPQQQTMQSSSLESMLKEYIVKNEAMIQSQAASLRNLENQVGQLANELRNRPHGTLPSDTENPRNVGKEHCKAVTLRSGKELEKDKTDSGHEGEPSSIQINEEFQKDAELPSAQKSASTQNVVRMPQHCQPASSFSKQPPPFSQCFQKQKLDSQFKKFLDMLKLLHINIPLVEALEQMPNYVKFMKDILTRKRMLGEFEIVALTKECSSFLQNKLPLKMKDPGSFTIPRTIGNSYCGMELCDLGASINLMPMSVYRQLGIGEV comes from the coding sequence ATGGAGATGAATCAATCAATGGGGCAGCCTATGGGGACACAAATGGGGCAAATGGAGAGCATTTCTTGTGTGTATTGTGGTGAGGGTCATACTTTTGACAACTGTCCTTCTAATCCAGCAGCTGTTTGTTACATGGGGAACCAAAATAGGAATGGTCCTTATTCTAATTCCTACAACCCATCATGGAGGCAACATCCCAATTTTTCATGGAGTAATCAAGGAGCTAGCCCTAGAAATCCTTCTATGCCTCCAAGACCAAATTTCCCACTGGGTTACCCCCCACAAGCACCACAACAAAGGCCACAACAACAAACAATGCAATCTAGCTCTCTTGAGAGCATGTTGAAGGAATATATAGTGAAGAATGAAGCCATGATTCAAAGCCAAGCGGCTTCATTGAGGAACTTAGAAAACCAAGTTGGGCAACTAGCTAATGAGCTTAGAAATAGACCCCACGGTACACTGCCAAGTGATACTGAGAATCCAAGGAATGTGGGGAAGGAACATTGTAAAGctgtcactttgaggagtggaaaAGAGTTGGAGAAGGACAAGACCGATTCTGGGCATGAGggtgagccctcttcaatccaaataaatgaggaaTTCCAAAAAGATGCTGAACTTCCTAGTGCACAAAAATCTGCCTCTACCCAGAATGTTGTAAGGATGCCACAGCATTGTCAACCAGCAAGTTCATTTTCAAAGCAGCCACCTCCATTTTCTCAATGTTTTCAGAAGCAAAAGTTGGATTCTCAGTTCAAGAAGTTTCTAGATATGTTGAAGCTGTTGCATATCAACATCCCACTTGTAGAGGCACTTGAGCAAATGCCtaactatgtgaaattcatgaaagatATTCTTACAAGGAAGAGAATGTTAGGAGAATTTGAGATAGTGGCTCTTACCAAGGAATGTAGCTCATTCTTGCAAAACAAGCTGCCACTGAAGATGAaagatcctgggagtttcaccATTCCACGCACCATTGGTAATTCTTATTGTGGCATGGAATTATGTGACTTGGGTGCTAGTATAAATTTGATGCCCATGTCTGTGTATAGACAATTGGGGATTGGTGAAGTCTGA